Proteins encoded by one window of Salvia splendens isolate huo1 chromosome 5, SspV2, whole genome shotgun sequence:
- the LOC121805203 gene encoding pentatricopeptide repeat-containing protein At4g14820-like, translating into MAQPLPSAALLPVPAPHRHPPNFTHLISTATSLPHLKQIQAQILRNPHHHHHNHHLFQLLLYSLPFPSYALSLLSFIPADIPPPRQLPHKILKHLSRSDNPHKALVFFQAMQNKFPVDRFSFPPLLKAASRALSLSEGKMIHGLAAKLGFESDPFVQTALLGMYAACGLISEARTVFDKMPQRDVVTWNIMIDGYCQSRLFDDVLALLEEMKSSVIKPDARVFTTILAACSRVGNLDIGRLVQEYISESNVVVDYQLQTALLNMYINFGAMDKAQSFYDELKPENVVASTAMITGYSKIGNLEAARLIFDEMVDKDLVCWSAMISCYANSDEPREALEIFREMQQLGVKPDQVTMLSVISACARLGALDKAEQVHLYVDEKGFGTALPINNALIDMYAKCGSLDRAKEVYGRVRKKNVISWTSMINAFATHGDVDNALRHFRQMRVENVEPNWITFVGVLYACSHAGLVDEGEKLFESMVKQYGIAPRLEHYGCMVDLYGRAGGLRDALEIVEGMPMAPSVVIWGSLMAACRIHGESELGEFAAKRLLDIDPDHDGALVFLSNIYAKERKWENVGAVRNAMKHKGVSKERGCSMIEMNGDMHTFLTADKSHRRTDEIYAKLGVVVDKLREVGYAPNTNCVLVDLSEDEKKEAVLWHSEKLALCYGLISRKKQSTIRIIKNLRICEDCHDFMKMASKVLDTEIIIRDRTRFHRCRDGVCSCKDYW; encoded by the exons ATGGCTCAGCCTCTGCCCTCCGCCGCACTCCTTCCCGTCCCGGCGCCCCACCGCCACCCACCCAACTTCACCCATCTCATCTCCACCGCCACTTCCCTCCCCCACCTCAAGCAAATCCAAGCTCAAATCCTCCGcaacccccaccaccaccaccacaaccacCACCTCTTCCAACTCCTACTCTATTCCCTCCCCTTCCCTTCCTACGCCCTCTCCTTACTCTCCTTCATCCCCGCCGACATCCCTCCGCCGCGCCAGCTGCCCCACAAGATCCTCAAACATCTCTCCCGCTCGGACAACCCCCACAAGGCGCTCGTGTTTTTCCAAGCGATGCAGAACAAATTCCCCGTAGACAGGTTCAGCTTCCCGCCGCTGCTCAAAGCGGCGTCGAGAGCTCTATCTCTCAGTGAAGGGAAGATGATTCACGGTCTGGCCGCGAAGCTTGGGTTCGAATCCGACCCTTTTGTGCAAACTGCGTTGCTGGGAATGTACGCCGCTTGTGGGCTAATCTCGGAGGCCCGTACAGTGTTCGATAAAATGCCTCAAAGAGATGTCGTCACTTGGAATATCATGATCGATGG ATATTGTCAAAGCCGGCTTTTTGATGATGTCTTAGCCCTCTTGGAAGAGATGAAGAGCTCTGTTATAAAACCTGACGCTAGAGTTTTTACTACCATTCTTGCTGCGTGCAGCCGTGTTGGGAATTTGGATATTGGGAGGCTAGTGCAAGAATACATATCTGAGAGCAACGTCGTAGTCGATTATCAGTTGCAGACTGCGCTTTTGAACATGTATATCAACTTCGGCGCCATGGACAAAGCACAGAGTTTCTACGACGAGCTGAAGCCAGAAAATGTTGTGGCTTCAACTGCCATGATCACAGGGTACTCAAAAATCGGCAATCTTGAAGCTGCTCGATTAATTTTTGATGAAATGGTAGATAAAGATCTGGTGTGTTGGAGCGCCATGATTTCTTGTTATGCGAATAGTGATGAGCCTCGTGAAGCtcttgagatatttcgtgaaatgCAGCAACTTGGAGTTAAGCCTGATCAAGTCACCATGTTGAGCGTTATCTCAGCATGTGCTCGTCTTGGTGCGCTGGATAAGGCTGAACAAGTCCATTTGTATGTGGATGAGAAAGGTTTTGGAACGGCTTTGCCTATCAATAATGCCCTGATTGATATGTATGCCAAATGTGGCAGTCTTGACAGAGCGAAGGAAGTTTATGGCCGTGTGCGTAAGAAAAACGTCATATCTTGGACAAGCATGATCAATGCTTTTGCCACACACGGGGATGTGGACAACGCCCTGAGACATTTTCGACAGATGAGAGTTGAAAATGTAGAACCGAACTGGATTACGTTTGTGGGTGTTCTGTATGCTTGTAGTCATGCAGGACTAGTCGACGAGGGAGAGAAGTTGTTTGAATCAATGGTGAAACAATATGGAATAGCTCCGAGGCTAGAGCATTATGGATGCATGGTGGACCTCTATGGTCGAGCTGGTGGTCTCAGAGATGCTCTGGAGATAGTCGAGGGTATGCCAATGGCTCCAAGCGTTGTCATCTGGGGATCATTGATGGCTGCCTGCCGTATTCATGGTGAGTCCGAGTTAGGAGAATTTGCAGCAAAACGTCTTCTCGATATCGATCCTGATCACGATGGAGCCCTTGTGTTTTTATCAAACATATATGCCAAAGAGAGGAAGTGGGAGAATGTCGGAGCTGTGAGGAATGCCATGAAGCATAAAGGCGTATCAAAGGAACGAGGATGCAGCATGATTGAAATGAATGGTGATATGCACACGTTCCTGACAGCAGACAAGAGCCATAGACGAACAGATGAGATCTACGCCAAGTTAGGCGTGGTGGTTGACAAACTGAGAGAGGTAGGCTATGCTCCAAACACCAACTGCGTTTTGGTGGACTTGAGCGAAGATGAAAAGAAAGAGGCCGTTCTTTGGCACAGCGAGAAGCTAGCCTTGTGTTACGGGCTGATAAGTAGGAAGAAACAATCCACGATTCGTATAATTAAAAACCTTAGGATCTGTGAGGACTGCCACGACTTCATGAAGATGGCTTCGAAGGTGTTGGATACAGAAATCATTATCAGAGATAGGACTAGATTTCATCGATGTAGAGATGGTGTGTGTTCTTGCAAGGACTACTGGTGA
- the LOC121805204 gene encoding uncharacterized protein LOC121805204: MISRKHRTLEEATKMAMHTPISSVKSSLTVDSSNTPSESRDLFYFPGCKKDANCKCEICIASINATLDLMTQSSNRSSFRKSYAPRTFTSRSPIYFNSFSANLSTPKLSARTMTPVAASPPPSSNETISRHKEDKRRKDDLGYGVFSLRILWCLSLILVLGAEYGASWVVSGIARARLSPDFVNNLGLKSGVYENLSGRFVFLKNELEGLVGGDVSSCSSVDHSLWRINQDGRLLTSRCVLYESMIEEVSIWGWPLPTAGLLAAEYSTRSYTVITGRVREWSNGGAEYLVREAGNSSWTQQKWSTSVVQLESNTWILEYRRSFIGHNPKLVSAAVEFLRFKLTSQFKKMKREFWLAPAFGGQNSEDRRGRIVPPT, translated from the exons ATGATTTCTAGAAAACACAGAACCCTCGAAGAAGCCACGAAGATGGCGATGCACACCCCAATTTCTTCTGTCAAATCATCGCTCACAGTCGACAGCAGCAACACTCCATCAGAAAGCCGAGATCTTTTCTACTTCCCAGGCTGCAAGAAAGATGCCAACTGCAAGTGCGAGATCTGCATCGCCAGCATCAACGCGACTCTCGACTTGATGACACAGAGCTCGAACCGAAGCTCGTTCAGAAAATCCTACGCCCCACGCACCTTCACTTCAAGAAGCCCCATTTATTTCAACTCTTTCTCGGCCAATCTCTCCACACCTAAATTAAGTGCTCGGACGATGACGCCTGTGGCGGCCTCTCCACCTCCCAGTTCAAATGAAACAATCAGTCGTCACAAGGAGGATAAGAGGAGAAAGGATGATTTGGGATATGGGGTGTTTTCCTTGAGAATATTATGGTGTTTAAGTTTAATCCTTGTTTTAGGGGCAGAGTACGGCGCTTCTTGGGTGGTCTCTGGGATTGCGAGGGCTAGGTTATCCCCGGATTTCGTCAACAATTTGGGACTGAAATCCGGGGTTTATGAAAATTTGAGTGGAAGATTTGTGTTCTTGAAGAATGAGTTGGAAGGGTTGGTTGGTGGAGATGTCTCAAGCTGTAGCTCTGTTGATCATTCCTTGTGGAGAATCAATCAG GATGGAAGGCTGCTAACCTCGCGATGTGTGCTCTACGAATCGATGATCGAGGAAGTAAGCATTTGGGGCTGGCCGCTGCCGACTGCTGGATTGCTTGCAGCTGAGTATTCAACAAGATCATACACAGTCATAACAGGAAGAGTTAGAGAG TGGTCAAATGGGGGTGCTGAGTATCTGGTTCGGGAGGCTGGTAACAGCTCATGGACACAGCAAAAATGGAGTACCTCGGTGGTGCAGCTCGAGTCGAACACATGGATCCTCGAGTACAGAAGGAGCTTCATTGGGCACAACCCAAAGTTGGTCTCAGCTGCAGTGGAGTTCTTGAGATTCAAGCTCACAAGCCAGTTCaagaagatgaagagagagtttTGGTTGGCACCTGCATTCGGCGGTCAAAATTCTGAAGATAGACGAGGGCGCATTGTGCCTCCTACATGA
- the LOC121802913 gene encoding uncharacterized protein LOC121802913, with translation MEIESAKCECCGLREDCTQDYITQVKSKFQGKWLCGLCSEAVSDELSRGKARSGLDEAVKAHISFCRNYKSNPAVNVADGMRQMLRRRTDLSSPSSSSSSKKYSRSSSTSQVGFY, from the coding sequence atggaaattgaaTCAGCAAAGTGCGAGTGTTGTGGACTAAGGGAAGACTGCACACAAGATTACATCACTCAAGTGAAGTCGAAATTCCAAGGCAAATGGCTCTGCGGTCTCTGCTCCGAGGCCGTTAGCGATGAGCTTAGCCGAGGCAAGGCCCGGTCCGGGTTGGACGAGGCCGTCAAGGCCCACATCTCCTTCTGCCGCAACTATAAGTCCAATCCGGCCGTGAACGTCGCTGACGGAATGAGGCAGATGCTCAGGAGGAGGACCGATCTCTCTTCGCCCTCGTCTTCGTCTTCGTCTAAGAAATATTCTAGATCGTCGAGCACGTCGCAGGTCGGATTTTACTAG